A single region of the Saprospiraceae bacterium genome encodes:
- a CDS encoding DUF3500 domain-containing protein, which translates to MTQSNLALMISNKVSVFLLMFGVFSCTTPENKVLLTFQVDLSKSLDEVLDPNSIGILGIPPLLSMQERTRMQSTEQDGIYNLSLEIPDSLIGERLVFLYVVDTSRFENLRYGARVVKIPEISDTLPLVHFNEFGDASGDQILLSPPIKVFRTNTPEEKSALEDPFVGITIDGKPMQNLYATIITGVETQSLRDAVDSFINSLTPDQRKNTLFEIESDEWRKWHNIEWYERQGLGLFEMNDDQKQLAFNILKASLSAKGFQKSKNIMAMEGYLKQLVIKEQQISQERIDLLGHDKFYFTIMGIPSESEPWGWQIDGHHLVINYFVLGDQVVMTPTFMGSEPNYIEEGPDAGVRTFYEEEKKGLTLYQSLDVDQKEKATLWDKKEYQFNQSEAFQDNQVIPYQGIKVSFLSVEQKELLIALIEEYVGDIKSEHAEIKMTEVKQHLDDTWFSWVGGDTEDDVFYYRIHSPVILIEFDHHGPTFLWDRNKPHPGPVKWHVHTVVRTPNGNDYGKDLLRQHLERHPH; encoded by the coding sequence ATGACTCAATCAAATTTGGCATTGATGATTAGTAACAAAGTTTCCGTTTTCTTATTGATGTTTGGCGTTTTTAGCTGCACTACTCCTGAAAATAAAGTCTTACTTACTTTTCAGGTAGATTTATCAAAATCACTGGACGAGGTTTTAGATCCCAACTCCATCGGGATTTTGGGAATTCCTCCATTACTTTCTATGCAGGAAAGAACTAGGATGCAAAGTACTGAACAAGATGGTATTTACAATCTATCATTAGAAATCCCGGATTCCCTGATTGGGGAAAGGTTGGTCTTTTTATATGTTGTTGACACTTCGAGGTTTGAAAACCTCAGATATGGCGCTAGAGTGGTAAAAATTCCTGAGATTTCAGACACCCTCCCTTTAGTTCACTTTAATGAATTTGGCGATGCCTCTGGTGACCAGATCTTGCTTTCACCTCCTATCAAAGTCTTTCGAACGAATACTCCTGAGGAAAAATCGGCCTTGGAGGACCCATTTGTCGGTATCACAATAGATGGGAAACCTATGCAAAACTTATACGCTACAATCATTACAGGGGTAGAAACGCAATCGCTTAGAGATGCCGTGGACTCATTTATTAATTCGCTGACTCCCGATCAGAGAAAAAACACCCTATTCGAAATCGAAAGTGATGAATGGCGAAAATGGCATAATATAGAATGGTATGAAAGGCAAGGACTGGGACTTTTTGAGATGAATGATGATCAAAAACAATTGGCATTTAATATTCTAAAGGCAAGTTTAAGCGCCAAGGGGTTCCAAAAGTCAAAGAATATTATGGCGATGGAAGGATACTTAAAACAATTGGTGATCAAAGAGCAGCAGATTTCTCAGGAAAGAATTGATCTCTTAGGCCATGATAAATTTTATTTTACAATAATGGGTATTCCTTCTGAATCCGAACCATGGGGATGGCAAATTGATGGACACCATCTTGTAATTAACTATTTTGTCTTAGGCGATCAAGTAGTAATGACACCTACTTTTATGGGTTCTGAACCAAATTACATTGAAGAAGGCCCTGATGCAGGTGTTCGTACTTTTTATGAAGAAGAGAAAAAGGGGTTGACTTTATACCAATCGCTTGATGTCGACCAGAAAGAAAAAGCAACCTTATGGGACAAGAAGGAATATCAGTTTAATCAAAGTGAGGCATTCCAGGACAATCAGGTTATTCCCTATCAAGGCATAAAAGTTTCATTTCTTTCTGTTGAACAAAAGGAATTATTAATTGCGCTTATTGAAGAATATGTTGGCGACATCAAATCTGAACATGCAGAAATCAAAATGACTGAAGTTAAGCAACATCTAGATGATACGTGGTTTAGTTGGGTGGGAGGAGATACTGAAGACGACGTGTTTTATTATCGTATTCACAGTCCTGTTATTTTAATTGAGTTTGATCATCATGGTCCTACTTTTCTTTGGGATAGGAATAAACCTCATCCCGGACCGGTTAAATGGCATGTCCATACTGTTGTGAGGACTCCT